A stretch of DNA from Micromonospora sp. WMMD1155:
GTGGCCTCCTCGATGCCGGAGATGATCTCGCGGTAACCGGCGCGCAGGCGGTCGCGTAACCGCTCGCCGAGTGGGGTGAGCCGAACGGCACGACTCGTACGCTCGAAGAGGCCCCCGCCGATCCGGCGTTCCTGCTGTTTGATCGACTGACTGACCCGCGACTGGGACACGTGCAGACGCTCGGCCGTGCGACCGAAGTGAAGCTCTTCGGTCAGCGTCAGAAAGATCTCGATATCGCGCAGTTCCACCAGATGGCCCTATCTCCGATCATCACGACCTCGAACTGGGCAGTCTACGGCCGCGACGGGAGCGGGCTGCACGAGCGTGCTCGGACCGCCGGCCTTCGCAGATTCGGTCGTCGATCGATCACCAGTGGCTAATGCGGCGATGCGATCTTCTGCGTTGTTCGGCCGGGGCGGCCGGGCGATGGTGGACGCATGAGCGAAAGCGTGATCGACGTCGTGGCGGCGCCGGATCATCTCGGGACCCCACGCTGGCACGCGGTGACGTCGCCCGGTTCGGTGGCCGGGGTCGCCGATCTACGTCCGGTCATGCCGTTCGAGTACGAACCGCCACCGCCGACCGCCCTGCGGCCGGGCGCTCTCGAGCTGAACCTGTACGTGCAGCCGCAGTGGCGTCGTCGAGGGATCGGTTCGCGGCTGCTGGCCGCCGTCGGTGCGTACGCCGTGGGGCAGCGGTTGATCATGGAGGCCGGCCCGGGTTCCGCCGCGCAGTCGTTCTGTGAGCGGCACGGATTCCGGCGCACCGGATCCAGGAGCCACGATCTGCTCACCTACTGCGATGTCCACCAAGCCTGGCTGGGTGAGTTGGTCGACGTCGAGCACCCCGGATACCGACTGCGTCACTGGACCGGGGATCCGTGCGGCGCGACCAGCGTCGAGCAACTGCTCCGGCATCCGAGCCGGCCCGGTGAGGCGGTGGTGAGCGCCGCCGAGGCGGACGGCGGCGTGGTCGCCTATGTCCTGGCGATGACGGGTGCACTGCCGCAGAGTCGCGCCCGCCAGTACGGCCCGGCCGTGCTCGTCGGTCATCGCGGACGGGGGCTGGGACTGTGGGTCAACGCCGCTCTGCTCACGCGACTGCGCGCGATCCACCCACATGTCGAGGAGATCGAAACCCGAACCGGTCACGACGAGGCCGGCCTGCGCGCCCTGCGTCGACACCTCGGCTTCCGCCCTCTCGGGCGGCGTCTCCGCTACGAACTCACCCTGCCGTAACCGGCGGCCCTGACTCCAAATCCAGCGGCGCACCCGGGTCGACTCGTGCCGTGAAGAGAGGTTTGTCATGAAACATCCTATCCGCCCCCTGGCGTCCGCCGTCCCGGTCGGGAGCCGAGACCCACCCGGTGATCGCCGCCGCTGGGCCCATCGCCCTGACCTCGGTAACCGGCCTGGTCGGACACGTACTCGCGGAGAAGTCCACGGGCATGGACCTCGGCGAACGAGCCCGACGAGGCGGCGCCGTAACGGGTCGAGAGCGCCCGCGCTCGGCACCTGGCCGTCGCGGCCGAACGGCCGTCACCGGCATGTCCGTGTCAATCAGCCAGATCAGGGGCCGTCTTGCTCACGTCGCAACTCTCGCTGCACCACATCATCCGCCGCTACGACGAGCGCATCGTGTTGGCCGGGGTGTCCTTCAGCGTCAAACCGGGTGAGAAGGTCGGCATCATCGGCGACAACGGCGCCGGGAAGTCGACCCTGTTACGCCTGATCGCCGGGGTGGACCGACCCGACAACGGGGAACTGACGGTGATCGCCCCGGGCGGTGTCGGCTACCTGGCCCAATCGCTGGCGCTGCCGCCACGTGCCTCGGTCCAGGACGCGATCGACCTCTCTCTGGCCGACCTCCGAGAGATCGAGTCGCTGATCATGAACGCCGAGGCCCGGCTGAGTGGTCTGTCGAGGGCTGAACTCGTCGCCGGCCTGGAGCACTACGCCGGGCTGGTCTCCCGTTACGAAGCACGGGGCGGGTACGGGGCGGACACCCGGGTCGAGAAGGCGTTGCACCGGCTCGGCCTGCCGAATCTGGACCGTACGCGGGCGCTCGGCACCCTGTCCGGTGGGGAGCGTTCCCGACTCGCGCTGGCCGCCACGCTGGCCTCCCAGCCGGAGTTGCTCTTACTCGATGAGCCGACCAACGACCTCGATGATCAGGCCGTGGGCTGGCTGGAGGCGCGCCTCCGGCAGCACCGCGGCACGCTGCTCGCGGTGACCCATGACCGGGAGTTCCTCAGCCGGGTCACCGACACGATCCTGGACGTCGGTCAGGGCACTGTGAAACGCCACGGCGACGGCTACGACGGGTACGTGGTCGCCACGGCCGCCGAACGCCGCCGTCGCCTACAGGAGTACGAAGACTGGCGCCATCAGCTGGTCCGTAACCGTAAGCTCGCTTCCGCCAACGCGTTCCGTCTGGGAGCGATCCCGCGCAAGGCACCGATGGCGAAGTTCGGGCACGGCGCCTTCCGTGCCCGCGGCCGTGATCACGGTGCGATGGGACGCATCCGCAACGCCAAGGAGCGCATCGAGCGTCTCACGGCGAATCCGGTCGCGCCGCCACCCGACCCGCTGGTGTTCTCGGCCGGCATCACCGGCGTCGACAACGACGCCCCGGAGACGGTTGCCGAGCTCACCGAGGTTCGCGTCACCGACCGGCTGTACGTGCCGTCACTGCGGATCGGCGGCACGGACCGGCTTCTGGTCACCGGGCCCAACGGGGCGGGCAAGTCCACCCTCATCCGGGTCCTGGCGGGAGAACTGTGCCCGGACGCTGGAACGGTACGGACACAGGGCCGGATCGGTCACCTGCGGCAGCAGATGACGCCGTGGCCGCCGCACCTGACCGTGTTGGAAGCGTTCGCCGGCGGGCCGGCCGGTGACCCGGACGAACTGCTGTCGCTGGGCCTGTTTCGGCCGACTGACCTGCGGTTGCGGGTGAGAGAACTGTCGTACGGCCAACTCCGCAGGCTCGAGGTTGCCCGTCTGGTCAGCAAGCCGGTCGACCTGCTGCTCCTGGACGAGCCGACCAATCACCTCAGCCCTGCTCTGGTCGAGGAGTTGGAGCAGGCGCTGGTCGACTACCCGGGCGCGGTGGTCGTCGTCACCCACGACCGCCGGATGCGGGCTCGGTTCGCCGCCACGCACCTACAGCTACGTGCCGGCCAGGTGGAACAACTCAGCGAGAGGACCGCTGACACCGGCACCTGCCGCGACGGCGGTGCCAAGGGCGAAGAGAAATCAGAGGGGAATGACGAGTGATGGAGACTGACGTAATCATCGTGGGCGCCGGTCCGGCGGGCTTGATGTTGGCCGGGGAATTGCGCCTGGCCGGAGCCCGAACGGTGGTGCTGGAGCGCCACCCACAGCCGCGAGACATCCCGAAGGCCAACGGCCTCGGCGGGCGGATCCTGGACCTGCTGCGCCACCGCGGAATTCTGCAGCGATTCGAGGAGGCCAGCAGCGATCCTCAGGTGGCCCCTCGATTCCCGTTCGGCACCATGCACCTGGACTTCACACACCTGGCGGACCCGCCGATGCGGGCGATGCCGATCCCGCAGCGGGAGGTCGAGCGACTGCTCGAGGAACGCGCGCGGGAACTCGGCGCCGAGGTCCGCCGCGGACACGACGTGGTCGGGGTGACCCAGGACCAGGCCACGGTGACCGCAGACGTGCGTGGACCGGACGGGCCCGCTCGGGTCACCGCTCGGTATCTGGTCGGTTGCGACGGTGGGCGCAGCCGGATCCGCGACCTCGCGGGGATCGCGTTCCCCGGCGTGACCTTCCCGGAGGTCAACAGGCTGGGCCAGGTCACCGTGCCCGACTCGGTGACGGTGCTCGACAACGGCGACATCGACGTTCCCGGGCTGGGCCGGATCCGCGCGGGGTTCACGCGGACGGACCGCGGTGTGTTCGCGTTCGCGATCACCTCCGGCGTCCTGTTCGTGCAGATCACCGAGGACGAAACCACCGAGTACGACGACGACGAACCGCTGACCCTGACCGAACTCGCGGAGAGTGCTCGACGTGTGCTCGGCGCGGACCTCCCGCTGGGGGAACCGATCCGGCTGTCGCGCTACACGTTCAAGGATCGGCAGGCCGAACGATACCGCCACGGGCGGATCCTGCTGGCCGGCGACGCAGCCCACCTGTTCCCCGCCACCGGTACGGCACTCACCGTCGGCATGCTCGACACGGTCAACCTCGCCTGGAAGCTGGGCGCCGACATAAACGGCTGGGCGCCGGCCGGCCTGCTGGACACGTACCACGACGAGCGTCACCTCGCCGGCGCACGCGCACGGCTGCAGACCCGAGCCCAGGCGGCCATGAGGCGCGGACACGACCCGGCCGCCGAAGCGCTCCGGCAGGTCTTCCAGGAACTGGTCGTCGACGAGCCGGCGCTGCGCCGGATGGGAGCACTCGTCGCTCATGCCGACATCCGCTACCCGATGCCGGGTGCCGGACACCACCCCTTGGCCGGCACCTTCGCACCCGACCTCACCCTGTACACCGAGCGGGGCGTCACCAGCGTCGCGGAGCTCATGCACACCGCACGGCCCGTCCTGCTCGACCTTGCCGACCGCCCCGAGCTGCGTCAGATCGCCGGAGACTGGATCGATCGCGTCGACATCCGTACCGCGAAGACGGATACCCGGCCAGCAGACGCCCTCCTGATCCGCCCCGACGCGCACGTCGCCTGGGCCGCGACGCTCGACGAACCCACCGCCACCGCCGGGGCGACGTTGCGAGACGCGCTCTCGCGCTGGTTCGGCGCGCCGCCGATGAGCGGGGGAGTGCCGGCTGTCGCGTACGGCTGCTCGAACGGGCCGGCGTCGTGACTGTGGTACGGACGCGGGGGGTGCGGGGACCGGCGCCGATCGCCCTGTTCCACCCGGCACCGCGCCAGCGGGTCGAGGGAGGTGCCGGATGACCTCAGACCCGCGACGGTTGCCGGTCGGATTCCGGCGCCTGTGGGCTGCGCAGACGGTGTCCTCGCTCGGCGACGGGGTGTCGCACGCCGCGCTGCCGCTGCTCGCGTTGATGGTGACGCGGGATCCGATGGCGCTCGCCGTCGTCACGGCCGCCGGGACACTGCCGTGGCTGCTGTTCGGGGTGCTCGGCGGTGCGCTGGTGGACCGTTGGGACCGCCGGCGCACGATGTGGGTCACGGACGCGGCACGTGCGGTGTCGCTCCTGATACCGGCGGCGGCAGCCGCGTTCGACGTACTGAGCATTCCGGTGCTCGCGGCCGTCGCCTTTCTGCTCGGCCTCGGCGGACTCCTCTTCGACACCGCCGCCACCGCCTATCTGCCGGATCTGCTCGGCCGCGACCCCGCACTCCTGGAGCGAGCGAACTCTCGACTCCGCGGGGCCCAGACCGCCATGTCCGGCTTCGCGGGGCCGCCCGCGGGCAGTGCGCTGCTCGCGCTCGGGCGGGCGGTTCCGCTGCTCGCCGACGCGGTGTCGTTCGCGCTTTCCGCACTGCTCGTACGGTCGTTGCCCGCCGTGTCCCGGCCCGTGCCGGAGGCCCGCGAGTCGCTGCTTCGGCAGGCGCGGGCCGGAGCCTCGTACGTCTTCCGGGACCGGTTGCTGCTCGGGCTCGCGTTGCGCCCGGCGGTCGGGAACGTCGCCTTCGTCGCGGTGGGGACCGTCCTCGCCCTCTTCGCGCACGACCGTCTCGGCATCGACACCTACGGCTTCGGCCTGCTCCTCACGGCAGAAGCCACCGGCGGCCTGCTCGGTGCGGGCATCGCCGCACACCTCGGCCGGCGACTCGGCACCGGCACCGCACTGACCTGCACAGCCGCCGCCGAAGGGCTTGCCGTCCTGGGCCTGGCCGCGGCCCCGAACCCGTACGTGGCGGGGTTGGCGCTCGCGGTCTGTGGAACCGGCATGGGCGCAACGATGGTTCTCGCACCCTCCCTGCGGCAGGCGATCGTCCCAGCCCCCCTGATGGGCCGTGTCACCTCCACCTCCCGCATGCTGGCCATGTGCGCCGCCCCGTTCGGGGCGTTCCTCGGCGGCTGGCTGGCCACCACCTTCGACGTACGCACTCCGCTCTACGCCGCCGGCGGTCTCCTCCTCGCCATGACCGCCGTCACGTCGACCATGACCAGCAACCGCCGGGTCGAGGCGGCGCTCCGTGGCTCTTCCGACCAGGAGAGCCCGACCCGGGACAGCCGCCCGGCCGACGCGGTCGTCGCTGCCTGATCGGTGCACCCACCAACTCCTGCGTCACGACTGCCGGAAAGGCATCAGATGCTCTACTCGACCGCACGCGTCGTCACCGACCGTTCCTCCGCTACCTCAGGCAACTGGTCTCACACAGGGGGCGCAAGGTGCCCGCCGAACTCGACGAGGACCGCGGGTCCATCAGGTTCAGCCGCGGCAACTGCCTGCTCGTGGCCTCGGCGGATCCGGGTCCTGACCCGAAACCGACCGTGAACACCCCTCGTCCTCCGTTGAGCAGATCGGTGTAGGCCTTCTGCAACTCGGCTGACGGGTCCACCCCGAGCTCCTCGGCGATCCGCCGCCTGACCTGCTCGTAACGTTGCAGCGCCTCGGCCGGCCGGCCCAGCCGGTGCAAGGCCTTCAGGAGGCGCAGCCACAACGACTCACGCAGCGGATGCCGCGCGATCAACCCCTCGACTGCCAACAGCGACTCGTGGTACCGACCGTCCTCGAGATCGATGTCTACGAGGCGTTCGACAGCCGCCAGATGCCGCTCGAGCAACCGTGGATACTCGGTACGCGTCAACCACTCGGAGTCGACGCCCTGGAACGGCTCGCCCCGCCACAACCCCAGTGCCTTGTCCAACAGTGCCCGCTCCCTGGCGACATCCGGGGTGCGGGTCGACTCGGAGAGGACCCCTTCGAACCGCAACGCGTCCACCCCATCGGCGGGGACTTTCAGCGCGTACCCAGCGGGTTCGGTCCTGATGCGGTCCGCCCCGAGAACGGCACGCAACCTCGCCACATAGGTCTGCAGACTCCGCCGAGGGTGAGCCGGAAGATCGCCATTCCAGACGATGGCCGTGAGCTGCTCGACCGGCACCGATCGTTCTGGCGACAACGCCAACCCGACCAGCAGGCATCGCAGACGATTCATGGTCAGCGGCACCGACCTACCGTCGAGATCGACCAGAAGTGGCCCCAGAACACCCACCGTCAGCGCGGCCACAGCCGCTCCCCGCGGACTCGCCGGTTGCCGGCCACCGTGGCGATGCCGGGTCCGGAAGACTCCGTCCTGGGCCTGACCAGCGCGAGCGCCGGGACGACACTCACCACGGCGACGAACGCCGACGAGGTCGCCCACGGACCGACCGACCTCGCCCTTCGTGGAAACCCTGCATCTGTCATGCATCGATCCTCGTGGTGCACCAGCGCTCCGGGACGGCTCCTGCTCGAACATGTCCGGATTCCTCGGCAGCCGTGCCGAAATCCTGGCGCGGACGGCTACCGGGACCGACGTGTGGTCGTACCGGCAGCGCGACGGGCGCACCGGTTGAGCAACCGACCTCGACCTGAGCAGCGGTGAAGCGCTTCTGAAGCGGATGTGAAGCCGGCTACCACGATTCTGGCTCGGCGAACGCGAACGCGTCGGCGACACCGGCACCCAGGAGTACTCGCATGACTCGACAGCCCCAGCATGATCCCGGGCCTCCGGGCGGTGCGACCCGTACCCCGGACAGCGGTACGAGGCGGCGCGGCCCGACGCTCATCCGCATCGCCGCCGGCATCGCCCTCAGCGTCATGGCCGCGTGGGCGGTCGTCAGCACCGGAACAGGTGCTGCCGTCAACGCCCCGACCTCCGGCGGTCGACCAGTGGACGCCACCGATGACGAGCTGCTCCATCGGGCCTCGGAGCGGCTGATCGCCCGCTGCATGGCCCGGCACGGCTTCACGTACACCGAACAGCCGCCGCCCTCGTCGGCCGGGCAGGACTTCCGCTACGTGCTCGACGATGTCGGTTGGGCCCGTGAGCACGGGTACGGCGCCCTGCTCGGCAGACCCGGCGCCTGGGACCAGGATGCCAACTCCGTCAACCTGGAGAAGCTGTCGACTGAACGGCAGCGGGACTGGCAGCGGACGCTTCTGGGGTCCGGACGTGAGCTCACCGTGGACCTTCCCGACCTCGGCCGGATGTCCGCGCCCGACAACGGCTGCACCGCCGATGCGCGACTCACCCTTTACCGGGACCTGGCCGGCTGGTACCGGGTGCGGCGGATCGCTGATCACGTCGGCAGCTACGTCGCCGGCAAGGTGACCGGAGCCCTTGAATACCGAACCGGGCTCTCCGTCTGGGCCTCGTGTGTGCGCCAGCGTGGGTATGCCGCGTCGTCCCCGCGTGAACTGCGCGAAATCGTCGCTGCCGAGGCTCCGGAGTCCGTCGGCGAGCAGGCCCGGGAACGGGAGGTCGATGCGGCCGAGGCTGAGGCCGAGTGCGCGACCTCCTCCGGACTCTCCCAGACCATCGATGCTCTTGAGCGGAGGTACCGACCGGAGATCGAGAGGAGGTTCGCACGCGAGCTCGACGCACTGAGGTCATTCGAGCGGGAAGCCGTTCCCCGGGCCAGGAAGACCCTGGCCAACGCCTAGCACCGCAGCACCGACCGGAGAGAAGCCGAAAGGACAATTTGATGATCAAGGCTCTGAGGAACATCGTCATCGGGCTGCCCATCATGGCGGCGGCCCTGGTGGCAGCCCCGACCAGCGCCGGCGCCGACTTGGGCGACTGCCCCCGAAGCGCCTTTTGCGCCTGGGCCGAGGACCGGTTCACCGGCCCCTGGGCCTACTGGTATGGGAGCTACCCGAGGTGGGGCGACTATGGCATGCACGACGACGCCGACTCCGTCTTCAACAACGCCCGATCGAGTACCACAGTTCCCGACAACGTGTGGGTCTACTACGACGTCGACTACGTGAGCCCGTCCATCTGCGTTCAACCCGGCGAGACGTACGACGCCGGGATGAACGACAACGACTACGACTCCCACAAGTGGTTCCACTCGTGCTGACGGACGGACCTGCCCAGCGGCGGGGTGCCCGGCCCGCATAGTCGCCCACGACAGACCCCGCCTGCTCGTGTCTCCGCCAGGAGCGCGGCAGGCGGGGTCTGTCGACGTCGACCCCGATGCTCTCGCCCCACTCGCCG
This window harbors:
- a CDS encoding BTAD domain-containing putative transcriptional regulator, with the translated sequence MAALTVGVLGPLLVDLDGRSVPLTMNRLRCLLVGLALSPERSVPVEQLTAIVWNGDLPAHPRRSLQTYVARLRAVLGADRIRTEPAGYALKVPADGVDALRFEGVLSESTRTPDVARERALLDKALGLWRGEPFQGVDSEWLTRTEYPRLLERHLAAVERLVDIDLEDGRYHESLLAVEGLIARHPLRESLWLRLLKALHRLGRPAEALQRYEQVRRRIAEELGVDPSAELQKAYTDLLNGGRGVFTVGFGSGPGSAEATSRQLPRLNLMDPRSSSSSAGTLRPLCETSCLR
- a CDS encoding GNAT family N-acetyltransferase — its product is MSESVIDVVAAPDHLGTPRWHAVTSPGSVAGVADLRPVMPFEYEPPPPTALRPGALELNLYVQPQWRRRGIGSRLLAAVGAYAVGQRLIMEAGPGSAAQSFCERHGFRRTGSRSHDLLTYCDVHQAWLGELVDVEHPGYRLRHWTGDPCGATSVEQLLRHPSRPGEAVVSAAEADGGVVAYVLAMTGALPQSRARQYGPAVLVGHRGRGLGLWVNAALLTRLRAIHPHVEEIETRTGHDEAGLRALRRHLGFRPLGRRLRYELTLP
- a CDS encoding peptidase inhibitor family I36 protein, giving the protein MIKALRNIVIGLPIMAAALVAAPTSAGADLGDCPRSAFCAWAEDRFTGPWAYWYGSYPRWGDYGMHDDADSVFNNARSSTTVPDNVWVYYDVDYVSPSICVQPGETYDAGMNDNDYDSHKWFHSC
- a CDS encoding MFS transporter — its product is MTSDPRRLPVGFRRLWAAQTVSSLGDGVSHAALPLLALMVTRDPMALAVVTAAGTLPWLLFGVLGGALVDRWDRRRTMWVTDAARAVSLLIPAAAAAFDVLSIPVLAAVAFLLGLGGLLFDTAATAYLPDLLGRDPALLERANSRLRGAQTAMSGFAGPPAGSALLALGRAVPLLADAVSFALSALLVRSLPAVSRPVPEARESLLRQARAGASYVFRDRLLLGLALRPAVGNVAFVAVGTVLALFAHDRLGIDTYGFGLLLTAEATGGLLGAGIAAHLGRRLGTGTALTCTAAAEGLAVLGLAAAPNPYVAGLALAVCGTGMGATMVLAPSLRQAIVPAPLMGRVTSTSRMLAMCAAPFGAFLGGWLATTFDVRTPLYAAGGLLLAMTAVTSTMTSNRRVEAALRGSSDQESPTRDSRPADAVVAA
- a CDS encoding TlrC/CarA/OleB/SrmB family ABC-F type ribosomal protection protein, with translation MLTSQLSLHHIIRRYDERIVLAGVSFSVKPGEKVGIIGDNGAGKSTLLRLIAGVDRPDNGELTVIAPGGVGYLAQSLALPPRASVQDAIDLSLADLREIESLIMNAEARLSGLSRAELVAGLEHYAGLVSRYEARGGYGADTRVEKALHRLGLPNLDRTRALGTLSGGERSRLALAATLASQPELLLLDEPTNDLDDQAVGWLEARLRQHRGTLLAVTHDREFLSRVTDTILDVGQGTVKRHGDGYDGYVVATAAERRRRLQEYEDWRHQLVRNRKLASANAFRLGAIPRKAPMAKFGHGAFRARGRDHGAMGRIRNAKERIERLTANPVAPPPDPLVFSAGITGVDNDAPETVAELTEVRVTDRLYVPSLRIGGTDRLLVTGPNGAGKSTLIRVLAGELCPDAGTVRTQGRIGHLRQQMTPWPPHLTVLEAFAGGPAGDPDELLSLGLFRPTDLRLRVRELSYGQLRRLEVARLVSKPVDLLLLDEPTNHLSPALVEELEQALVDYPGAVVVVTHDRRMRARFAATHLQLRAGQVEQLSERTADTGTCRDGGAKGEEKSEGNDE
- a CDS encoding FAD-dependent monooxygenase → METDVIIVGAGPAGLMLAGELRLAGARTVVLERHPQPRDIPKANGLGGRILDLLRHRGILQRFEEASSDPQVAPRFPFGTMHLDFTHLADPPMRAMPIPQREVERLLEERARELGAEVRRGHDVVGVTQDQATVTADVRGPDGPARVTARYLVGCDGGRSRIRDLAGIAFPGVTFPEVNRLGQVTVPDSVTVLDNGDIDVPGLGRIRAGFTRTDRGVFAFAITSGVLFVQITEDETTEYDDDEPLTLTELAESARRVLGADLPLGEPIRLSRYTFKDRQAERYRHGRILLAGDAAHLFPATGTALTVGMLDTVNLAWKLGADINGWAPAGLLDTYHDERHLAGARARLQTRAQAAMRRGHDPAAEALRQVFQELVVDEPALRRMGALVAHADIRYPMPGAGHHPLAGTFAPDLTLYTERGVTSVAELMHTARPVLLDLADRPELRQIAGDWIDRVDIRTAKTDTRPADALLIRPDAHVAWAATLDEPTATAGATLRDALSRWFGAPPMSGGVPAVAYGCSNGPAS